The genomic DNA ggtaaaacaaaaaaaaaagaggaaaaagaaacacagatgGAAAACTTGGTAGGAAGTTCTACATCTTTGAGGCAGCACAAAGTAAGATAACCATCATGGGTCCCTCTTCCTTGGGCAGCAGAGAGCACAGTCTGTTTTAATCACCTTTAAGTTGCACATGAAGAAGACTCAGCCCCAGGGTCTACCCTGTCacttccctgtcccagcccctcaAAATGCACCCTGCTCCCCCACACTgtgctggaaatggaaaattaaagcCTTTCTCCACCTTTCAGACAAGTGTCCCCCAACAGGGATGCAAGGTTAATCTGCCTACACTTGCCATGGACAACAGCCATAACCTTGTCCTTGTGCAGCACAGGGGCAACACCCTGGCTGCTCACTGCAacctcacagcagcaccagccaacACCAGAGATGGgctgaggctggcagggacctCTGAAGACCCCCAGGTCCAACTCCTTGCTTGGACAGGTCAGCTACAGCATATTGTTCAGGACCACATCCAGCCAGGGCCTGAACATCTCCACAGATGGACACTCAGTATCTCCAAAGATGGAGGGGGAAGGCTGGGGGACAACCTAGTAGGCACATCTTCAACCTCCAAGGCATCTAACTGACATGTAATGGATCTCTTGGACATGAGAAGCCTGCAAATTCCTGCAGATGAAAACACCTGAGGCTGCATCAACCTTGCTAGGGGAGATTTATTTTGAAGTGATGTTTACAAGAAGTGTGCAAAACCTGAAGAATACAGACGAGGTAAAGAAAGGGCAAAGGGGTAAAACAGGACTCCtgcaagaggggaaaaatagaCTTCTCCTTTACCCACTGCTAACTTTGCCCTCCCCAAGGAGCTGAGCCTGCAGGCCATAAAGGATTCTCCTGACTCACTCTGGTTCCTCCAGCAAATCAGACACCAAGCCCCTGGCACATGCTGTGGGTTATGCTGGCCATGGCAACACCTCTGCAGCTGTAGGTTATTGTAGTGTTCATCTCACCCCTTAGTGTtggagctgtgacagcccttGCCTGACCCTGCTGGAGGTACCACAGTCAGCCCAAGGGTGCTCAGGGGCTGGAGGCAAGGCAGGAGAGGGGAAGTGccttgggaagcagctctggaaTGGCAGGCTTTTGGttgggagcagggaatgaatGCTGTAACAGAACCAAGGAACTGTTAGGGCTGGAAGGACCTTTGGAGATTatctagtccaacccccctGCTAAGTTAGGGTCACCTAAAGCAGGTTACACAGAAATTtgtccaggtgggttttgaatgtctccagaAAGGGAGAATCCATGATCTCCCCCCAGGCATACTGTCCCAGTGCTCCTTGCCATGCTTTCTGGTGGCAGCTTCCtacagctccctgtgcagctggcagggacagggggcagGCAGGCCCACTCAGACCCCTGCAGAGTGTGACAGCCAGGCACTGCAAAAGCAGCAATGCCAAAGTGCTTTTTGGAGCTGTGGAGCCCCATGGCTTTTCCCTTTCAACACTCTagaaggagagagagcaggggaGGTTGGGGCAGTCAATCAACACTAATGATCTGAAATGATGCCCTCAACTGAGCCTGGACCAAATTGGGAGACCCCAGCAGCAGAAACCTGCCATCTCTATGCCAAGCAGCACTCCCTGGGAGAAGGGAGGGCTGCCTCTGCCTTGCTCCTAAAGCCTCTCCAGAAGGAGAGTCACCCAATCCTCCCCACCAACCCTGCCAGGCAGGACAGGGGAAAAAGGCTGCACGCAAAGAGCTGGTGCCTGCAACAGACAGCTGAGCTCCCAGGACTGGAACTGCAGGTACAGCACAAACTACAGTCCAGGGAACACCAGGCATCTACAGGCACAGCTTCCTCCCTCCacctccctcctttcctttccaccCCTTTGAGATGTCCACGTCGTCTGTTGCTACTTCCATACAGGTGGCATATCTGAGGCCAGAGGAAAGTTTACCTGCCCACACGCCGTGCCCCCCCTTTCCCCCACACTCCCTGGAGGTTGGAGAGGGAAGGCCGAGGCTTGGGAGCGTCCCATGCAAGCTGAAAGCCGGGGTGGGGCGGGAGGCTCACGGCAAGCAGGCGGCCACCTGGTAGGCACCCTCGGCCGTGTGCTGCAcgctgtgctcctgcagcaggccCAGGTCCAGGAACCTCTCCCCGCACCACATGCACTTGTACTGCTGCTCGCGGGCGTGCACGCTGTGGTGCTTGTTGAGGTGCTCGCGCTGCTTGAAGGCCTTCTCGCAGGAGGAGCACTTGTAGGGCTTCTCGCCCGTGTGCACGCGCCGGTGCCGCTGCAGGTCCGACGCGTACTTGAACCGCTTCTCGCAGTCGGGGCACTTGAGGGGCTTCTCGCGGGCCGGGTCGCAGCGGTGCTGCACGAACTCCGAGGAGGAGAAGAAACGTCTCTCGCAGAGCGTGCACTTGAGCGGCTTCTCGGCGCAGTGGGCCAGCTGGTGCTTCTGCAGAGCCGAGGCCCGCTTGTAGGACTTGTTGCACACCGCGCACTTGAAGGGCCGCTCCGCGTTCTGCACGCACTTGTGCCGCAGCAGTTCCGAGGACTGGTTGAAGCCTTTCTGGCACACGTTGCACTTGAAGAGGTTCTCTATGCCGTGCACGTGCTGGTGGTACACCAGGTGCGAGGGCTGCACGAAGCCCTTCTCGCACAGGTTGCACTTGAAGCGCTCCTCAGTCTTGTGCGTGCGGCGGTGGCGCATGAGCGCGTACTGCTGCTTGAAGCTCATCTGGCACAGGTCGCACTTGAAGGGCCGCTCCTCGCTGTGCGTGCGCTCGTGCTGCCGCAGGTCCGAGGGGCGCTTGAAGGCCTTCTGGCACTCCCCGCAGCGGAAGGGCCGCTCCCCGCTGGGCGTGCaggggtgctgcagcagctccgaGGACTCCTTGAAGTGCAGCTCGCAGACGTTGCACTTGAAGAGGTGCTCCCCCGAGTGGGCGTACATGTGGCGCACCAGGTGGGAGCGGTGCTTGAAGGTCTTCTCGCACACCGTGCACTTGTAGGGCCGCTCGGAGCTGTGCGTCCGTTTGTGGTGCACCAGGTGGGAGGACTGGCTGAAGCTCTTGTCACACAGCGTGCACTTGTACGGCTTCTCGCCCGTGTGGATGCGCTCGTGCCGGGACAGCTCTGAGAGGTGCTTGAAGGTTTTCTGACAGATGGAGCAGCTGTAGGGCTTCTCCGAGGGGTCGAGAGGCTGCGGATGCTCTACCTCGGGAGGCTTGTAGGTCTTCTCACAGATGGAGCACTTCATGGTGTTGCCGTTGTGGACGTTGTGGTGCTGCGCCAGCGAGGTCAGGAGGGAGAAACCCATCTTGCAAACCCCACACACGAAGGGCTTCTGCTCCACCTGGATACACTGGTGTTCGAGGAGGTCGGTGGCCTGGTGGAAGATCTTCAGGCACTGGGTACACTGGAAAGAGCGGTCATGGCTTGGCAAGCACTGGTGCTCGTGGGGGTTGGAGAGGTGGGCGAGGTCATGGCCACACACACCGCACTTGTGGGACGGCTCTCCAGCCTGGATGGGGGCgtgctggtggtgctgcagTCCAGGGTCTGGCTGGAGCAGGATGCCGTACACGGCACAGCCCAGGGGGttgtcagcagtgctgggagggatggagtGCTCTGGGAGGGCGGCTGCCCCAGCGTGGTGCTGCTGCGGTGGCGGCGGCTGCTGTggttgctgctgttgctgctgccagCTTTCTGACatgcttggggaaaaaaatgggattttagcAGTGATAGCTTCAGCTTCCCGGATGAAAGGGTTCAAGTAAAAGCAAGACACAAAGATTCTGAGATCCTGATTCCCTGTAAATGATCCCCTCAAGCTGAGACCAGAAAATCCAGCCCACAGCCAGGATCCTGGGAAGAAAAGTGGTGAAGGGACTCCAGAGCCTCCTCCTTAGACCAGCACAGGTTCTTTAGGGACTGATTTGGTCtggcttttccttcttttggaCAAAGGAACAGGAGGCAGAGGCAAGTGCCTTGAAGAGGGCAGGAGGATCTTCTCCGTGCTGGCTGCGACGTGCTCACACTTGTGAGTGACACAGGATGCaacccagggagcagctctctCTGCAGGAAAGAAGACAGCTCATGTCAGGTGTTAGAAGAAACGTGGGCAATTCTCCATCAACCTTCCCTCATGGCTCTCTTTGAAAACTCTCCTGCatccctgaaaagctaccaGGAAGCCAGTGGAACCAGAGCTCTACTTGCTGCTGTGCAAAGGGCCTGGGACAAGGAGTTCTCAGCCTGGAaagggctgggctcagcttgGACACAGTTTGGGTGTTGTGCTCTCATGAGAGCCAGCACAACTGCCCAGGgcctgctcagctcagccctgagtgGTCACTGGATCTCCAGCACTGCTATGGCCCTGTCCCAGGACATTGGTCTCTCTGCACAGGCTATGCACCTGATAGATGCACCAAACACTATGCAATCAAGAAGCTTCTGGTTTAGATTTTACACATCTTGACATGATCCCACTCCAGCTGAAACAGCTCTTTGAAATggttctgctcctcctgcagcctggatATCGAGCCCATTACCCAAGGGATGCATGCAAAGCATTTCCCCTTCTCTGGGCAGCGCTTGAGACTGGAAGAGCCAGGGAGCTCAGGAGAATATTTGCCCTCAGTGTTATCCTATCCTCAGACACAGGGATCACTCTGTGAAGATAAAAGTAGAGTTAAAGCAGTGGCTTAGCTGAACCTCCTACCAAACCCTGTAATAAAATTACACTGAAGCCAACCAACCtatgccagagctgcagcctggccttgcCACAGAGCATCATCAGGCTCACTGAAAAGTGAGATGTCCAATAAAACCTGGCACCAGCTTAGAGAAGAATAAGACCCACCAGCGAGCAGCAGATAGCAGCAGTGTCAACACACCTCAAGAGAGAAGAAGGTGCAAGCCCTGGtgagcagcagccaccagcactCCTGAGCCTTGAGAGCATCCCCATGTCTGCATCAAAACATCTGCCCTCGGGGTAAGGAAATCCTTGGTCTAccacaagaatattttttatgtttaaaacTATGCAATAAAGAGCACCAGAGAATCCCattccccagcatccccaccTCCAATGGCACTCAGCTGAGACTGGGTTGAGCCCCACAGCTCAGGTAGGGCTCTGACTGTGGGGACACTTCATTATTTTGTGCTCCAGCAGTTTGGGGCAGTAAAGCCCCCAGAGGCACCATCGCAGCCCTGCCCGCACGCAGGATGCTCTCCTTCTCCTACAGAGCTCACCTTGACGGAGCGAGGGCTCGCAGCGCCGGTACCTGCACCGTGCTCGGCGGGACACGAAACTTCAGCCCAGCCCGGGCGCCACCTTCCCCCGCACACACCGCCAACCGCAGCAGGACGAACCCACCGGCGGCGCATCCCGGGCTAACGGGGAGGTAGGATTGTGCCCCTCGCAGGGGAGAGCGATACCAACCTTGGCTTACCGAGGGCTCTGCGCGGGGACCCGCGTCGGCGCCAGCTCCAGCCTAACTCATCCCTCCGTGGGAGGTGGGAAGCGACAACCATTTAGGGAGCGCGGTCGGGAGCGCAGAGGTACTTTCAAACTGGCGAGGCGGCCTGCTCGGCATAGCCCGGCTGctcccgccgggcccgggccgcCTCAGGGCCGCGGGGCGCGGGGGCGGCCGGGGAGCTCGCAGGCCACcagcagccgccgccgccgcagcccgcggccaggcccggcccgccGCTCGCCGCTCCCCATCGGGCGGCCCCGCTGGCAGCGCGGGGACGGCGCCCCGAGGCCTTCACCGCCGCCGCGCCGGGAGGCCCCGCGCTGGGTCGGGTGTAGGGGGTCGCTGcccgcccggggccgcccccgccccggcgAGGCGCACACAaagggcggcggcggcggccgggccgaTCACCTACGGCGGGAGGAGGCCTCGCCGGCGGCAGGGCCGCGGCCTGCGCGCtgcgcccgagccccgcgctGGCGTGGAGGCGGGAGCcgggagggaagaggggagggagggaagggagcgAGCGGCGGGCGGGAGCGCAGCGGAGCGAGCggagcgggccgggccggggcggccgcggcggcggcggaggaggcggggcgggcgcggcgggtGCTGCCCCCTGCCGGGCCGCGCCGGCAACTGCGCTGCCAGCGGGGAGCGAGGAGCGGGCCGTGGCGGCCGGGCCGCGGCCATGAGGGCCGCGCTGGTGGGCTACAGCAGCTccgaggaggagcaggagcaggaggaggaaggggggagcgggggcggcggcgcgcAGGGGCCCCCCGGGGCCAGGTGGGTGCGGTGgggtggcggcggcgggagcgcgcgggaggcggcgggagcgcgcggccttcctcctcctcttcctcgtTCTCACCCCGCTCCGGTCCCGCAGCGCCGGCCGCCCCCGCCTGCCCGTGCCCGCCGGCCTGCCCGGAGACCCGGACCCGGATGAGGCCGTGAGCGATGACAGCTCCCGGCACGGCGGCCGCGTGCGAGGCTTCCCCCACGAGCGGGGCAACTGGGCCACGCACGTCTACCTGCCCTGTAGGTACCGGCACCGGGATTGGGATGGACCGGGACCGGGATGGCACCGGGACCGGGATGGCACCGGGACCGGGATGGCGGGACGGAGCTCAGCCGCTGCCCCCCGGTCCCAGCGGGGATGCGCGGCCCCTCTGACGGCGCTGCCCCGCAGACACTGCCCAGGAGGagttcctggagctgctggagctgctcgtGTCCCACGCCCGCACCTTCGTGCCGTCGCTGGCTGCCATGGAGGAGTTCCACGTGAGCCTCTCGCAGTGCGTGGTGCTGCGCTACCACTGGATCGAGCCCTTCGTCCGCTGCCTCCGGGAGCGCCTGGCCGCCTTCCACAGGTGGGTTTGGCAGAGCCCGGGCAGGGCGCTCCGCACAccctcccctgccctcgggaCCCGTGCTTTGCCAGCATCCACGCCCtaaggtgtccctgggctggtgctggcagcacatTAAAGCCCTGGGGATTTTTCTTCACTGCCTCGGGGTCTGGCACCACACACgtcaggttttggcttttcagGATCaggccagagctgtgccatCCTCTAAACCATGGGTGGTTTTGTTGCTTACATCAGGCTCAGGCACTgcctgagcatcagctgcttcagggtTTCTGTCACTGTGCAGGCTTTGGAGGGCTGGAAATGGGAGgggaattaattaatttgagCCCCAAGAGGTTCTGGTTGCACCAATTCGGTCTGATTGCAGCATATATTTGCCTGTATCTTTCCATGGCTTGGTAACAATCCTGGCCCCTCCTCatcttctccttttttattttttttctctgcagctgaaatAGGATCTTTCTTATTTCAGGTTCTTCTGCGTGGCTGACCAAGTAAAGGTTTACACCAACCAGAACAAAACCAGGTGAGTGCACAGTGAGcagcctgcctgccccaggAGACGTCTGAGCAAGGTGCTGTGTGGATGGGGAGTGTCACCCTGCCTGTCCCACAGTTGGGCTGTGTGACAACACAGTCTGTGATCACCTCCGGATCATCTCCAGACATTTCACACCTTTCCCCAGCCATCTGCACAAATTTTTGGCTTTGGCACTGATTCTCTGCAAGCTTTTGGTCTCATTAGCTGGTGTGCACAGCCTGGGGCGAGCAGAGTGGGACCACCTCttttggcagcagtgccagtcGTGAAATTGTAGTGCAGGTCTTCCAAGAGCTGGAGAGAAATAGCTGAGATGGTGCTAATTCTCCTGGGCGTCAGCTCAGAGGCCTGATTCCAACGGAATGCAATTAAGTTTTTTTTTGAATGTCAAAGCAAAGGTGATTAAAATTGCAGAAAGTTGCTGAATCTGGTGGGAAAGGCAGCCCAAGATAGTCATGGGTAGGAAAAAGTGGATGTGGAACCTGAGTGACACTTGAATCTTCTGCTTCCCTCCTGGAGGGGAAGAAATGATGACTGTAAATGACTCTGGAAAGTGTCATCCCAACAGTCCTGGAGGAGGTGCTGACTTCTTTGTCACATCTCTCCAGCCTGGTATTTCCCATTCCCTGCTTCCTCTCACACTGTAAAACCTCTCCAGCAACTTCCACATTTTAATGCAGCTCCTGCATGGGCACGGCACTCTGCTGAAATTCCCACCCAGTGCATCCTTTGCCTAGAAAACTGATTTTCATGTCCCAAAATGTACTAGGCTAATCTAGTAAATCCACATGGTTTATCATCCAGTCCTGCTTCTCCTGCCACCACAtcttgtttttttcagaatacAGTCAGCATCCCTGGATGCTTAAACCTGGCATTCCTCAGATTCCCCTGTGTTAGGGAATAGGGAACTTGCCTGGTAGGAATGAAGGGCTGTGTATTCTTAGGgctctgctttctgcagcaTGAAAGGGTGCTTGCAGTCTCTCCTTGCCTTTCTTTAGGACCTTTATTGGCTTGGAGGTCTCTGCTGggcatttccagctgctggagctgatcTCGGAGGTGGATGGCGTTCTAGAGGAATTTGACCTTCCCACATTCTACAAGGTGAGGCGTTCCTGCTTGCTCCTCTGCCAGTCTGGACATGTTGGCTGGTTCCCTGTGAGATGTTCACTCGAGTAAACAGGAGCCAGTTGCagtggctgccctgctgtgcaTGGAAACGGGGTTGTCCTAGGATAGAATGGGCACTGTGGGACTGAGGACAATCCTTGTGTCTTTGCCTTGGGCAGCTCTCTTGGGCATTAGTCCAGCCTTTTTGCTTAGTATTAGCTTTGGGAACAGGTTTGGGATTTTGAAGGGCCAGAGCCCAGTTTGTCTGTGCCtagagctgagcagggagctcatgTGGATTATTCAGCAGTGGCACATGTACCTGTTCCAGGACCAGGGCTGAGAGATTGTCCCACAGCTGCAGAGTTGAGCACAGGGAGGCTGGGAGCCAGGCAGCCTTGCCCATGGAGTCCAaaggggctggggtgggaagCCCAGGTCTCCTCTTGCCTCCAGCACTGTCCAtatcagctctgcagctggtgaTTGGGCAGAGGGGACTCCCAGCTTTGGGATCCTCCAGCCTCTGtgagcccaggcagggcagcagcatcATGCCAGCCCTCCCACTGTGGCTCTGTGCATTCACCAAAGCCTCCTTTAGCCCTCACATCCTTACCCCTGTTTGTTTTGCCTTCAGGACCCATCGTTCCACATCAGCTTGGCCTGGTGCGTGGGGGACCTGGCTGGCAGGCTGGAGGGGCAGTGTCTGCGGGAgctccaggtgtgtccccaCAGACGTGGGGTGGTGtggagggcagggggagggcagagctgggctccagccACATCTCCCTGCCAGGGGTGCAGAGTGGGACATTCTCTTCAACCAAGCAGGACAAACTTCAGTGGGGTGAGAGATGAGAAGCTTTAGGGGGGAGCGTGAGTTAAATCACCCTCCTGAGGGAAGTCAGAGGCTCCCAGCTTCAAATGGCTTTATCTGTGACTTCCTTCAGACAGGGAGCTGCCAACTCCATCCTCTGGCAGATCCGCTCTCCTGGTACTGACTGCTGCCTCTATTTTCCAGGACATTGTGGATGGGTTTGAGGAGTCAGAATTCCTGCTGCGTATCCAATGGGAGCAAATCCGCTGCAAGTCAGGGAACAAGTACTTCTCCTTCCCCCTGAGGTAGGGCAGGTGGGGCTGTGCCTTTTGGAGCCCCGAGGAGCCTGACACTGGAACAAGGCTGCagtctggcacagctctgcctgccgTGGGCTGTCACGCACCTCTGCGCTCTTCTTGCCTGCTCAGCGTCTCTGCGGCGTTGGTGGCCTCAAGTTGGCCACTTCCAGTTTGAGCTGCTGGCTGAAGAAAAGTGTGCTTGTAGCAGATTTCATGCTCGCTGCTGGATGTGCTGCAGTCAGCACTGGCGGTTCCAGACATCCCACGGTCGCtaattttgctgatttttttaaaagaagaaaaaaaaaatcttcaaaagcCATAGATGCCTTatgggaaggaggaagaaggtaGCGTGGGAAGCTGCTACTAAAGGGAGAGTGTCTCACACAGTGGGAAGTAGCACTGCCAGATTGTTGTTTGGGAGGCTCTGGGCATGTTTTGAGTAGCAAGAGGAAAGGACATGGAGCTGGATCCTCTTCCCTGAGTGCTTTGCTACTGTAAGCCAGCTCGGACAAGCTCCTGAGTCATGTTGTGTCCTCTCACGCTGCTGCCTCTGTAGAGACATTTCAGTGTCTGATCCTTTTGCCAAAGAacaagagctgctgccaggtgtGGGTGAGCCCTGGAAGGGACAGTGTCAGTGtttgcctgggctgggagggcagtgCCCACAGGTGAGTCAAAGGGTGGTGGCTCCTGCCCAGGCTCCACACTTTTCCCTGTGTGATCAGCACCCCAGGTGGATGATGACCCAGGGGATCGCAGGCTGGACATTGTCCCTTGGGAGAAActcctttttatccttttgtCCCTATGGGTTGGTCAGCTGCAACTTCTCAGGTACTTGGAACAGGATGCTGATGTGATGCCCTGAATCTTTTATTCCATGTCTGTCCAGGACTTCTGAACAGT from Melospiza georgiana isolate bMelGeo1 chromosome 14, bMelGeo1.pri, whole genome shotgun sequence includes the following:
- the USB1 gene encoding U6 snRNA phosphodiesterase 1 yields the protein AFLLLFLVLTPLRSRSAGRPRLPVPAGLPGDPDPDEAVSDDSSRHGGRVRGFPHERGNWATHVYLPYTAQEEFLELLELLVSHARTFVPSLAAMEEFHVSLSQCVVLRYHWIEPFVRCLRERLAAFHRFFCVADQVKVYTNQNKTRTFIGLEVSAGHFQLLELISEVDGVLEEFDLPTFYKDPSFHISLAWCVGDLAGRLEGQCLRELQDIVDGFEESEFLLRIQWEQIRCKSGNKYFSFPLR
- the ZNF319 gene encoding zinc finger protein 319, which encodes MSESWQQQQQQPQQPPPPQQHHAGAAALPEHSIPPSTADNPLGCAVYGILLQPDPGLQHHQHAPIQAGEPSHKCGVCGHDLAHLSNPHEHQCLPSHDRSFQCTQCLKIFHQATDLLEHQCIQVEQKPFVCGVCKMGFSLLTSLAQHHNVHNGNTMKCSICEKTYKPPEVEHPQPLDPSEKPYSCSICQKTFKHLSELSRHERIHTGEKPYKCTLCDKSFSQSSHLVHHKRTHSSERPYKCTVCEKTFKHRSHLVRHMYAHSGEHLFKCNVCELHFKESSELLQHPCTPSGERPFRCGECQKAFKRPSDLRQHERTHSEERPFKCDLCQMSFKQQYALMRHRRTHKTEERFKCNLCEKGFVQPSHLVYHQHVHGIENLFKCNVCQKGFNQSSELLRHKCVQNAERPFKCAVCNKSYKRASALQKHQLAHCAEKPLKCTLCERRFFSSSEFVQHRCDPAREKPLKCPDCEKRFKYASDLQRHRRVHTGEKPYKCSSCEKAFKQREHLNKHHSVHAREQQYKCMWCGERFLDLGLLQEHSVQHTAEGAYQVAACLP